One Nostoc sp. UHCC 0302 DNA window includes the following coding sequences:
- a CDS encoding DUF6439 family protein, with amino-acid sequence MSQSTQLPKTSQLNEFSTLELAQALMERLTISPNDWHRLKSNRNSRASEQVAAAVVFLLKNQPQEAQARLEQAVGWLDRSISAPPCPSHGKS; translated from the coding sequence ATGTCTCAATCTACCCAGCTGCCTAAAACTAGCCAACTGAATGAATTTAGTACTCTGGAACTAGCCCAAGCCCTGATGGAAAGGCTAACCATCTCTCCTAACGATTGGCATCGCCTCAAGTCTAACCGCAATTCTCGCGCGAGTGAGCAAGTTGCTGCCGCTGTTGTGTTTCTCCTCAAGAATCAGCCACAAGAAGCTCAAGCAAGATTAGAACAGGCTGTTGGTTGGTTAGATCGATCTATTTCTGCCCCACCCTGTCCGTCTCACGGAAAAAGTTAA
- a CDS encoding anti-sigma regulatory factor, translated as MITISLRPVGRYWGTISFASTLYLCPILDLLLAEIPAKLQAELRLGLQEALVNAAKHGNNLDPSKRVVVRFSLIDNQYWWIISDQGSGFIPSSKVDDDEEPTDYLPPDEAESGRGLCLLHQIFDQVEWNRKGTELRLCKQLENRPRLSLRR; from the coding sequence GTGATTACTATTTCGCTCCGTCCGGTTGGACGTTATTGGGGTACAATTAGTTTTGCCTCAACCCTATATCTTTGTCCGATATTAGATTTATTATTGGCAGAGATTCCCGCAAAATTACAAGCAGAACTGCGACTAGGACTTCAAGAAGCCTTAGTAAATGCAGCAAAACATGGCAATAATCTTGATCCTAGTAAAAGAGTTGTAGTCCGTTTTTCTTTAATAGATAATCAGTATTGGTGGATAATATCAGACCAAGGTAGTGGCTTTATTCCATCATCAAAAGTTGATGATGATGAGGAGCCAACAGATTATCTACCGCCTGATGAGGCAGAAAGTGGCCGTGGTTTATGTCTTCTGCATCAAATCTTCGATCAGGTAGAGTGGAACCGTAAAGGCACAGAATTGAGACTTTGTAAACAATTAGAAAATCGCCCCCGCCTATCTCTGCGACGGTAA
- the rlmD gene encoding 23S rRNA (uracil(1939)-C(5))-methyltransferase RlmD: MTKIIWQQGELIEVTIADLNDTGDGVGRFDDRVVFVPDTVPGDRVLIRLVHVKPKYAHGKLQQLLQPSTHRIRPSCIVADKCGGCQWQHIDYDYQLAAKRNQVIQALERIGGFIKPPVDPVLSAPSALGYRNKATYPLSKSATGQVQAGYYQKGSHQLINLNQCPVQDPRLNPLLAEVKQDIQKQGWQIYDEQRHQGQIRHLGLRIGRRTGEILLTLVVKDWNLPRIENQAQEWLKRYPQLVGVSLNRNPNRTNAIFGDETRCIAGVPYLREKFAGLEFQVRPDTFFQVYTETAEALLQVIQSELNLQGNEVLVDAYCGIGTLTLPLAKQVRQATGLEVQAAAVEQAILNAQSNGINNVRFQVGAVEKLLPGMGIIPEVVLLDPPRKGCDRSVIDALLQLKPSRIVYVSCKVATLARDLKLLCQSGQYNITRVQPADFFPQTAHVEAAAFLVLSQIE; this comes from the coding sequence ATGACTAAAATAATTTGGCAACAGGGTGAATTAATTGAAGTGACGATCGCCGACTTGAATGATACAGGCGACGGTGTAGGGCGTTTTGATGACCGTGTGGTATTTGTGCCAGATACAGTACCAGGCGATCGTGTGCTTATTCGCTTGGTACACGTTAAACCAAAATACGCCCACGGCAAGCTTCAGCAACTATTGCAACCATCTACTCATCGTATTCGACCTAGCTGCATTGTGGCTGATAAGTGTGGCGGTTGCCAATGGCAACATATTGATTATGACTACCAGCTAGCAGCCAAACGCAATCAAGTTATTCAAGCATTAGAACGCATTGGCGGTTTTATCAAACCACCAGTAGATCCAGTACTATCTGCACCTTCTGCCTTGGGCTACCGTAACAAAGCCACCTATCCTCTAAGTAAATCGGCAACAGGACAAGTACAAGCTGGTTATTACCAAAAGGGTAGCCACCAATTAATTAATTTAAATCAATGCCCAGTTCAAGACCCACGATTAAATCCTTTACTTGCTGAAGTTAAGCAGGATATTCAAAAGCAAGGCTGGCAAATTTATGACGAACAGCGTCACCAAGGGCAAATTCGCCATCTTGGTTTACGCATTGGACGCCGCACAGGAGAAATCTTGCTGACTTTGGTGGTGAAAGACTGGAATTTACCAAGAATTGAAAACCAAGCCCAGGAGTGGTTAAAGCGCTATCCCCAATTGGTAGGAGTCTCACTCAATCGGAACCCTAATCGCACAAATGCGATTTTTGGAGATGAAACTCGTTGTATTGCCGGAGTTCCTTACCTGCGTGAAAAATTTGCTGGACTGGAATTTCAAGTCCGCCCAGATACATTTTTCCAAGTTTATACAGAAACAGCAGAGGCACTGTTGCAGGTAATTCAGTCAGAACTGAATCTGCAAGGTAATGAAGTGCTAGTCGATGCCTACTGTGGTATTGGAACTTTAACATTGCCCCTCGCAAAACAAGTGCGCCAAGCTACAGGTTTAGAAGTGCAAGCAGCAGCGGTGGAACAAGCTATTTTAAATGCCCAGTCTAATGGAATTAATAATGTGAGATTTCAAGTTGGGGCGGTTGAAAAATTGCTACCAGGAATGGGCATCATACCAGAAGTAGTATTACTCGACCCACCTCGTAAGGGGTGCGATCGCTCTGTAATTGACGCTTTACTGCAATTGAAACCATCTCGGATTGTCTACGTCAGTTGTAAAGTAGCTACTCTCGCCCGTGACCTGAAATTACTTTGCCAAAGTGGGCAATATAATATCACACGGGTACAACCTGCTGATTTTTTTCCGCAAACGGCTCATGTGGAAGCTGCTGCTTTTCTTGTGCTATCACAGATTGAATAA
- the apcD gene encoding allophycocyanin subunit alpha-B — translation MTVINQVILKADDELRYPSSGELKSIKEFLQTGEQRTRIAATLAENEKKIVQEATKQLWQKRPDFIAPGGNAYGERQRSLCIRDFGWYLRLITYGVLAGDKEPIEKIGLIGVREMYNSLGVPVPGMVEAINSLKKASLDLLSAPDAAEAAPYFDYIIQAMS, via the coding sequence ATGACTGTAATTAACCAAGTTATTCTCAAAGCCGACGACGAACTGCGTTATCCCAGCAGTGGCGAACTCAAGAGTATCAAAGAATTTTTGCAAACTGGTGAGCAACGGACGCGGATTGCTGCGACCTTAGCTGAAAACGAAAAAAAGATAGTTCAGGAAGCTACTAAACAGCTTTGGCAGAAGCGTCCCGATTTTATTGCTCCTGGTGGTAACGCTTACGGTGAACGTCAACGTTCTCTATGTATCCGTGACTTTGGCTGGTACTTGCGCCTGATTACCTACGGCGTACTTGCTGGCGATAAAGAGCCAATTGAAAAAATCGGTTTGATTGGTGTTCGGGAAATGTATAACTCACTGGGTGTTCCCGTGCCAGGAATGGTAGAAGCCATCAATTCCCTCAAGAAAGCCTCACTTGACTTACTAAGTGCGCCAGATGCTGCTGAAGCAGCACCTTACTTTGATTACATCATTCAAGCGATGTCTTAA
- the purL gene encoding phosphoribosylformylglycinamidine synthase subunit PurL has translation MTATSAAPFSPQEIAAEGLKPEEYAEIVRRLGRHPNKAELGMFGVMWSEHCCYKNSRPLLKQFPTTGPRILVGPGENAGVVDLGDGLQLAFKIESHNHPSAVEPFQGAATGVGGILRDIFTMGARPIALLNSLRFGSLEDAKTQRLFSGVVSGIAHYGNCVGVPTVGGEVYFDSAYSGNPLVNVMALGLMETPEIVKSGASGLGNPVLYVGSTTGRDGMGGASFASAELSDQSIDDRPAVQVGDPFLEKSLIEACLEAFKTGAVVAAQDMGAAGITCSTSEMAAKGGVGIELDLDKIPVRELGMVPYEYLLSESQERMLFVAHQGREGELIDIFHRWGLQAVVAGTVIAEPIVRILFEGEVAAEIPAEALAENTPLYNRELLTQPPEYALKAWEWTADCLPSCTTAGIEIGGNLQTWNDVLLTLLDTPTIASKRWVYRQYDHQVQNNTVILPGGADAAVVRLRPLEEQGGRISNIQRGVAATVDCNPRYVYLDPYEGAKAVVAEAARNLSCVGAEPLAVTDNLNFGSPEKPIGYWQLAEACRGLAEACQEFATPVTGGNVSLYNETLDSQGNPQPIYPTPVVGMVGLISDLTKISGQGWQAAGDVIYLLGLPVASKIELGASEYLASIHGTVAGKPPRVDFDLERRVQKVCREGILTGWVRSAHDCAEGGLAIALAECCIAGNLGTQINLEIPTNQIRLDEVLFGEGGARILVSVASEHQEIWESYLQEHLEQNWQKLGKVGNPGTDLAVLTTDNQTLIKVKIEEVSDRYYNAIARRLITDTNTSS, from the coding sequence ATGACCGCTACATCTGCTGCTCCCTTTTCCCCCCAAGAAATCGCTGCTGAGGGTCTAAAGCCCGAAGAATACGCAGAAATTGTCCGCCGGTTAGGGCGTCATCCCAACAAAGCTGAACTGGGAATGTTTGGGGTAATGTGGTCAGAGCATTGCTGTTACAAAAATTCTCGGCCTTTGCTCAAACAATTTCCTACAACTGGGCCTCGCATACTTGTGGGGCCTGGTGAAAATGCTGGCGTTGTAGATTTGGGCGACGGGCTGCAATTAGCGTTTAAGATTGAATCCCATAACCATCCCTCAGCCGTTGAACCCTTTCAAGGAGCCGCAACCGGAGTAGGAGGCATACTCAGAGATATCTTTACAATGGGTGCGCGTCCCATTGCCCTATTAAACTCGCTGCGTTTCGGTTCTCTAGAAGACGCCAAAACCCAGCGGTTGTTTAGTGGTGTGGTATCAGGAATTGCCCATTATGGTAATTGTGTCGGAGTACCTACTGTCGGCGGCGAAGTTTACTTTGACTCTGCTTACTCTGGTAACCCTCTGGTGAACGTTATGGCGCTGGGGTTAATGGAAACGCCCGAAATCGTTAAATCTGGGGCGTCTGGCTTGGGTAACCCTGTGCTGTATGTCGGTTCCACCACTGGACGCGATGGCATGGGAGGCGCAAGTTTTGCCAGTGCAGAATTGAGTGATCAGTCAATAGATGACCGTCCCGCAGTTCAAGTAGGTGACCCATTTCTAGAAAAGTCATTAATTGAAGCTTGTCTGGAGGCGTTTAAGACAGGTGCAGTTGTCGCTGCACAAGATATGGGAGCTGCCGGAATCACCTGTTCTACCTCAGAGATGGCAGCAAAAGGCGGTGTAGGAATTGAACTCGATTTAGATAAAATTCCTGTGCGTGAATTGGGGATGGTTCCCTATGAATACCTGCTTTCAGAATCTCAAGAGCGGATGCTGTTCGTTGCTCATCAGGGACGTGAAGGAGAGTTAATTGACATTTTCCATCGTTGGGGACTTCAAGCTGTTGTTGCTGGTACAGTGATTGCTGAACCAATTGTGCGGATTTTGTTTGAGGGTGAAGTAGCCGCAGAAATTCCTGCTGAAGCTTTGGCGGAGAATACCCCACTGTACAATCGAGAATTGTTAACTCAACCCCCAGAATATGCCCTGAAAGCTTGGGAATGGACAGCTGATTGCTTACCCTCGTGTACAACTGCTGGCATCGAAATCGGCGGAAATCTCCAAACTTGGAATGATGTTCTTTTAACTTTGCTCGATACACCCACGATCGCTTCTAAACGTTGGGTATATCGTCAGTATGACCATCAGGTGCAGAACAATACTGTCATTCTCCCAGGTGGTGCAGACGCGGCTGTAGTCCGTTTGCGCCCCCTTGAAGAACAGGGAGGGAGAATTTCCAATATCCAACGCGGTGTAGCAGCCACGGTAGATTGCAATCCTCGTTATGTTTATCTTGACCCTTATGAAGGAGCTAAAGCTGTAGTCGCAGAGGCTGCACGCAATCTTAGCTGTGTGGGTGCAGAACCTCTGGCTGTGACGGATAACCTAAATTTTGGCTCTCCAGAAAAACCGATTGGTTATTGGCAATTAGCAGAAGCTTGTCGCGGTTTGGCTGAAGCTTGTCAAGAGTTTGCAACACCTGTTACAGGCGGAAATGTCTCCCTGTACAATGAAACCCTCGACTCTCAAGGTAACCCACAACCGATTTATCCTACTCCTGTTGTGGGTATGGTGGGGTTAATTTCTGATTTAACTAAAATTAGTGGTCAAGGCTGGCAAGCAGCAGGCGATGTAATTTATCTTCTCGGATTGCCTGTAGCATCCAAAATTGAATTGGGAGCATCTGAGTATTTAGCCTCTATCCACGGCACTGTTGCTGGAAAACCGCCACGGGTGGATTTTGACTTAGAACGTCGTGTACAGAAAGTTTGCCGCGAGGGAATTCTTACTGGTTGGGTACGTTCAGCTCATGATTGTGCCGAAGGGGGATTAGCTATTGCTCTAGCAGAATGTTGCATTGCTGGTAACCTTGGTACCCAAATAAATCTGGAAATACCTACAAATCAGATCCGCCTTGATGAGGTGCTATTTGGCGAAGGTGGGGCGCGAATTTTAGTTTCTGTAGCATCAGAACATCAAGAAATTTGGGAATCATATTTGCAAGAACATCTGGAACAGAATTGGCAAAAACTAGGTAAAGTGGGCAATCCCGGCACTGATTTGGCGGTTTTAACCACTGATAATCAAACTTTAATCAAAGTTAAGATCGAAGAAGTGAGCGATCGCTACTACAACGCGATCGCCAGACGTTTAATTACTGACACCAATACCTCCAGCTGA
- the purF gene encoding amidophosphoribosyltransferase has protein sequence MIPIDSVASDEYPQQSNNPTNSHENRPDKPEEACGVFGIYAPGEDVAKLTYFGLYALQHRGQESAGIATFEGTQVHLHKDMGLVSQVFNESVLENLPGSLAVGHTRYSTTGSSRKVNAQPAVLETRLGKIALAHNGNLVNTVHLREELLRSKCNLVTTTDSEMIAFAIAEAINAGADWLEGSIKAFHRCQGAFSLVIGTPDGVMGVRDPNGIRPLVIGALPGNPVRYVLASETCGLDIIGAEYLRDVEPGELVWITEEGLASYHWSQQPQRKLCIFEMIYFARPDSVMHNESLYSYRMRLGRQLAEESLVDADIVFGVPDSGIPAAIGFSQASGVAYAEGLIKNRYVGRTFIQPTQTMRESGIRMKLNPLKDVLAGKRVIIVDDSIVRGTTSRKLVKTLREAGAIEVHMRISSPPVTHPCFYGIDTDSQDQLIAATKSVEEIAKQLEVDSLAYLSWKGMLEATREDTNSFCSACFTGDYPVTIPDQVKRAKLILEKEKVVV, from the coding sequence ATGATTCCCATCGATTCCGTCGCTTCGGATGAATACCCTCAACAGAGCAATAACCCAACGAATAGTCATGAAAATCGTCCTGATAAGCCAGAAGAAGCTTGCGGTGTTTTTGGCATCTATGCACCAGGAGAAGATGTTGCTAAGCTGACTTACTTTGGATTGTATGCCCTCCAGCACCGGGGTCAAGAATCGGCGGGAATTGCTACATTTGAGGGTACACAAGTACACCTACACAAAGATATGGGCTTGGTGTCGCAAGTTTTCAATGAATCCGTCTTGGAAAACTTGCCTGGTAGCCTAGCCGTTGGTCATACCCGTTATTCCACTACAGGTTCTAGCCGCAAAGTTAATGCTCAACCTGCTGTGCTAGAAACTCGTTTAGGTAAAATAGCGCTTGCACACAATGGTAATTTAGTCAATACAGTGCATTTGCGTGAAGAGTTACTTAGGAGCAAATGTAATTTAGTAACGACTACAGACTCAGAAATGATCGCTTTTGCGATCGCCGAAGCTATTAACGCTGGTGCAGATTGGCTAGAAGGCTCGATTAAAGCATTCCACCGCTGCCAAGGAGCCTTTAGTTTAGTTATTGGGACTCCCGATGGCGTTATGGGCGTCCGCGACCCTAATGGCATCCGTCCCCTAGTAATTGGCGCATTACCTGGAAATCCAGTTCGTTACGTTCTCGCTTCCGAGACTTGCGGTTTAGATATTATTGGCGCAGAGTATCTGCGGGATGTCGAACCGGGCGAATTAGTTTGGATTACCGAAGAAGGTTTGGCTTCTTACCATTGGAGTCAACAACCTCAGCGTAAGTTATGTATCTTTGAAATGATTTACTTTGCTCGTCCTGATAGCGTCATGCACAACGAGAGTTTGTACAGCTATCGGATGCGGTTAGGACGGCAACTAGCTGAAGAATCTCTTGTAGATGCCGATATTGTCTTTGGTGTTCCTGATTCTGGTATACCTGCTGCGATCGGATTTTCCCAAGCTTCTGGTGTCGCTTACGCTGAAGGACTGATTAAAAATCGCTACGTTGGGCGAACCTTCATTCAACCAACACAAACCATGCGCGAGTCAGGTATCCGCATGAAACTTAATCCCCTCAAAGATGTGTTGGCGGGTAAAAGAGTAATCATTGTGGATGACTCGATTGTCCGAGGTACTACTAGTCGTAAACTGGTCAAAACCTTGCGTGAAGCTGGCGCAATAGAAGTACATATGCGGATTTCTTCTCCACCAGTAACTCACCCTTGCTTCTATGGCATTGATACAGATAGCCAAGATCAGCTAATTGCTGCTACCAAGTCCGTGGAAGAAATTGCTAAGCAACTAGAAGTGGATAGCCTTGCTTATCTCAGTTGGAAGGGAATGCTAGAAGCTACGAGAGAAGACACCAATAGTTTCTGTTCTGCTTGCTTCACAGGAGATTATCCTGTTACCATTCCTGACCAAGTGAAGCGTGCCAAGCTGATATTAGAAAAAGAAAAGGTCGTAGTGTAG
- a CDS encoding Uma2 family endonuclease: MNQPITQRVRWTTADLELFPDNGNRYEIIDGELFVTRAPHWNHQKTCVRISTVLDNWSQASGLGEVVIAPGIIFGDNDNVIPDVVWASNERLPLLLDDAGHLTGAPELVVEVLSPGTENEKRDRELKLKLYSAQGVREYWIVDWRKQQVEVYRREQAILKLVATLFNGDELSSPLLPDFTCAIAPLFS; encoded by the coding sequence ATGAACCAGCCGATAACTCAGAGAGTACGCTGGACTACCGCCGACTTAGAATTGTTTCCAGATAACGGGAACCGCTATGAGATTATCGATGGGGAATTGTTTGTGACAAGAGCGCCTCACTGGAATCATCAAAAAACCTGTGTCAGAATTAGCACAGTCTTAGATAACTGGTCACAGGCTAGTGGTTTGGGAGAAGTCGTAATAGCTCCAGGAATAATTTTTGGCGACAATGATAATGTTATTCCCGATGTCGTCTGGGCTAGCAATGAGAGATTGCCCCTACTTTTAGACGATGCAGGGCATTTGACTGGTGCGCCAGAACTGGTTGTAGAGGTGTTATCTCCCGGTACTGAGAATGAAAAGCGGGACAGGGAACTTAAACTGAAGCTTTACTCAGCACAGGGTGTCAGGGAATACTGGATTGTGGATTGGCGTAAGCAACAGGTGGAAGTTTATAGACGCGAACAAGCGATTTTAAAGTTAGTTGCTACCTTGTTCAATGGTGATGAATTGAGTTCACCATTATTACCTGATTTTACTTGTGCGATCGCTCCTTTGTTTAGTTAA
- a CDS encoding ABC transporter permease — MTSTRISLETGRDWLTKLVTNETFIYVVKRVLQALLTLLLASALSFFIIQLAPGDYVDTLRQNPKISPERIEEIKRQFGLDKSWPEQFGLWLWRILTKGDFGTSFVYQRSVASLLWERVPATLLLAIASLIVTWAIAIPLGIVAAVQQNKLTDRILQVISYAGQGFPSFITALALLVFAQITSPLFPVGSMTSINHSELSWFGRLLDIGWHMILPTIALSITSFAGLQRITRGELLDVLRQDYIQTARAKGLPENRVIYVHALRNAINPLITLLGFELAGLLNGAFIAEFFFNWPGLGRLTLQALQAQDLYLLMASLVMGAVLLIVGNLIADLMLKAADPRIRLENLN; from the coding sequence ATGACATCTACAAGAATTTCTTTGGAGACAGGACGAGATTGGCTAACTAAGCTAGTCACGAACGAGACTTTTATTTATGTAGTGAAACGGGTATTGCAGGCGCTGCTAACTTTGTTGTTGGCGTCAGCGTTGTCGTTTTTCATTATTCAACTTGCTCCAGGGGATTATGTAGACACGCTACGGCAAAACCCAAAGATATCTCCAGAAAGAATTGAGGAGATTAAGCGACAGTTTGGTCTTGATAAGTCTTGGCCGGAGCAATTTGGATTATGGCTATGGCGAATTCTCACAAAAGGAGATTTTGGCACAAGTTTTGTTTATCAACGCTCAGTGGCGTCGCTGTTGTGGGAGCGTGTACCAGCAACTTTGCTATTGGCGATCGCTTCTTTAATTGTGACATGGGCGATCGCTATCCCTTTAGGTATTGTTGCCGCAGTTCAGCAAAATAAGCTAACTGACCGAATTCTACAAGTGATAAGCTACGCTGGACAAGGTTTTCCCAGTTTTATCACTGCCCTGGCATTGCTGGTCTTTGCTCAAATCACTTCCCCTCTGTTCCCAGTGGGTAGCATGACTAGCATTAATCACTCGGAACTGTCGTGGTTTGGCAGATTACTAGATATCGGCTGGCACATGATTTTACCGACGATTGCGCTTTCAATTACCAGCTTTGCTGGTTTACAACGTATTACTCGCGGCGAATTATTGGATGTTCTGCGTCAAGATTATATCCAAACGGCTCGTGCCAAAGGATTACCAGAAAACCGTGTAATTTATGTTCATGCTCTCCGCAACGCCATAAATCCTTTAATTACCTTATTAGGTTTTGAATTAGCCGGTTTACTCAACGGTGCATTCATTGCCGAATTTTTCTTCAACTGGCCCGGTTTAGGTAGGTTGACTTTACAGGCTTTACAAGCTCAAGATTTATATTTGTTAATGGCAAGCTTAGTAATGGGCGCAGTATTGTTAATTGTCGGCAATTTAATCGCTGACTTAATGTTGAAAGCTGCCGACCCACGTATTCGCTTAGAAAATTTGAATTAG
- a CDS encoding adenine phosphoribosyltransferase, whose amino-acid sequence MDLKSLIRDIPDFPKSGILFRDITTLLRDPNGLRYTIDFLTQKCTDSGLKVDYVIGIESRGFIIGSPLAYKLGAGFIPVRKKGKLPAAVYSVEYELEYGTDCLEVHQDALQLTSRVLIVDDLIATGGTAKATAELVQNIGCELVGFGFIIELRDLQGRKHLPDVPIISLLEY is encoded by the coding sequence ATGGATTTGAAGTCTCTAATTCGTGATATCCCTGATTTTCCCAAATCTGGAATTTTATTTCGAGATATTACTACACTGCTGCGCGATCCGAACGGACTGCGCTACACTATTGACTTTTTAACACAAAAATGCACTGATAGTGGGTTGAAGGTAGATTATGTCATCGGCATAGAGTCGCGGGGGTTCATAATCGGCTCACCTCTAGCTTACAAATTAGGAGCTGGTTTTATCCCCGTTCGTAAGAAAGGTAAATTACCAGCAGCCGTTTACTCAGTTGAATATGAACTAGAGTATGGTACAGACTGTCTGGAAGTACATCAAGATGCTTTGCAACTAACTAGCCGAGTTTTGATTGTGGACGATTTGATTGCCACAGGTGGAACTGCAAAAGCAACAGCGGAGTTAGTGCAGAATATTGGCTGCGAACTAGTGGGATTTGGGTTTATTATCGAGCTACGGGATTTGCAAGGGCGTAAACATCTCCCAGATGTGCCGATTATCTCCCTACTTGAATATTAG
- a CDS encoding DUF3038 domain-containing protein: protein MNVSASLTPFDSPSPQSLPTILETLPDPAIAGQGCPRRTKLQIDLILLAIEALELGGSEAILSFAQELDLKSIIKDRVNLWRMRSSNPLRRAHIRRPLTIIEAKALVVIACYIARRLTVVIRQLLMIYQQLDEKQIPLEQNLRLSNYLERFRAHFKSRMNARRSGVLALTSDAKLDELAINLLGQLLFCTGTAGMQRFWISLFDGEVE from the coding sequence ATGAATGTTTCCGCAAGTTTAACGCCGTTCGACAGCCCTTCCCCCCAGTCGCTGCCAACAATTCTGGAAACTTTACCAGATCCAGCGATCGCGGGACAAGGATGTCCTCGGCGAACCAAATTGCAAATTGACCTGATTTTACTGGCAATTGAAGCTTTAGAACTTGGTGGTTCTGAAGCCATCCTCAGTTTTGCTCAAGAGTTGGATCTTAAAAGCATTATTAAAGACAGGGTGAATTTATGGCGGATGCGTAGCTCTAACCCTCTGCGACGAGCGCACATCCGCCGTCCTTTAACGATTATTGAAGCTAAAGCTTTGGTGGTAATTGCTTGCTATATAGCGCGGCGTTTAACTGTCGTCATTCGCCAGCTACTAATGATATATCAACAACTAGATGAAAAACAGATTCCACTAGAACAGAACTTACGGCTATCTAATTACCTGGAACGGTTTAGAGCGCATTTTAAAAGCCGGATGAATGCTAGGCGTTCTGGTGTACTGGCATTAACTTCTGATGCAAAATTAGATGAACTGGCTATAAATTTATTGGGACAATTATTATTCTGTACCGGTACAGCTGGAATGCAGCGGTTCTGGATTAGTCTATTTGACGGGGAAGTAGAATGA
- a CDS encoding DUF4335 domain-containing protein: MNIQRKYSLPNCTLLLEGLSDVSRAAHFQELRPELSILVNAECYLSGYNQPLTGGREFFESLVRAVSAYAQEFLSSVPNPQAHNQESELVEFQKIGSDQHRLIVHSESAPEGFESNPTNYSQRPPIQIDLNTVQLFDLVEAVDQFFADSQTLPELSLELQPVTRRYGGASPAFIRQAVPAAVGVSSLAVAAIAFNMIPPPQVRPPQSQPDDKTSSITPNITPSASAATTPLTAAAATPIAAANPTSTPPVKNLESLLTTVPEITDASQLRALNRQVYNQIHPAWTNRLGLKQELIYRLGVAADGAIVGYKAVNKEANEGIGQTPLPNLLYNPANRAPISNEPIAQFRVVFTPEGVLQVSPWRGYLRTPEVIGTKISDANIVKGLNQKLYNTVRRNWGGKPTFKRDLKYRVAVNKDGVIADYEPLNQVAFDYFRETPLPKMFQSIYGSNVAAPNNQEPLAHFQVVFKPSGTLEVTPWRGYQ; encoded by the coding sequence ATGAACATCCAACGTAAGTACAGTCTGCCTAATTGTACGCTGCTCTTAGAAGGATTAAGTGATGTTTCTAGGGCTGCCCACTTTCAAGAACTGCGCCCGGAACTGTCAATATTGGTAAATGCCGAATGCTATTTATCTGGTTATAATCAACCCTTGACGGGTGGACGGGAATTTTTTGAAAGTTTGGTAAGAGCAGTTAGTGCTTATGCCCAAGAATTTCTGAGTAGTGTACCAAATCCACAAGCGCATAATCAAGAATCGGAGCTAGTGGAGTTTCAGAAAATTGGCAGTGATCAACACAGGTTAATTGTGCATTCAGAGAGTGCGCCAGAGGGTTTTGAATCTAACCCTACTAACTATTCTCAACGACCGCCTATTCAAATAGATTTGAATACAGTACAACTGTTTGATTTAGTCGAAGCCGTAGATCAGTTTTTTGCAGATAGCCAAACTTTACCAGAGTTGTCATTAGAACTACAACCAGTTACCAGACGTTATGGTGGTGCTAGTCCAGCCTTTATTAGGCAAGCAGTACCTGCCGCTGTGGGTGTGTCAAGTTTAGCAGTGGCTGCGATCGCCTTTAACATGATTCCACCGCCGCAAGTGCGTCCACCACAGTCTCAGCCAGATGACAAAACTAGCTCGATAACGCCTAACATTACACCTTCAGCTTCAGCTGCAACAACGCCTCTAACTGCTGCTGCGGCAACACCTATAGCTGCGGCAAATCCGACATCAACGCCCCCAGTTAAAAATTTAGAATCACTGTTAACCACAGTTCCCGAAATTACTGACGCATCCCAGTTGCGGGCATTGAATCGCCAAGTGTATAACCAAATTCATCCAGCTTGGACTAATCGCTTAGGATTAAAACAGGAATTAATCTATCGTCTAGGTGTAGCTGCGGATGGAGCGATCGTTGGTTATAAAGCTGTGAACAAAGAGGCTAATGAAGGAATTGGGCAAACTCCTTTACCTAACCTTTTATATAATCCTGCTAATCGCGCTCCTATTTCCAATGAACCGATTGCTCAGTTTCGAGTAGTCTTTACTCCAGAAGGTGTACTACAAGTTAGCCCTTGGCGGGGATATTTGAGAACGCCAGAGGTGATAGGAACAAAAATTAGTGACGCCAATATAGTCAAAGGTTTAAATCAAAAACTTTATAATACAGTTCGCCGAAATTGGGGTGGTAAACCCACATTTAAGCGAGATTTAAAGTATCGGGTAGCTGTCAACAAAGACGGTGTAATTGCTGACTATGAGCCGCTTAACCAAGTAGCTTTTGACTATTTTCGGGAAACACCCCTACCGAAGATGTTCCAATCCATTTACGGTTCCAATGTAGCTGCTCCCAACAATCAGGAACCTCTTGCTCACTTCCAAGTAGTATTTAAGCCCAGCGGCACACTAGAAGTGACACCATGGCGGGGTTATCAGTAA